ATCCAAAACTTTTCTGATTTTGAAGGATTGCGGCGATAAATACGCGATTAATTTCGCCGCAATCCTTCATGCTTTTTCTGTGACTAAAATTACCAAAGAGGTATGAGCCAACCTTTTCTGCTTCAGTTAGGATTTTTGTTGTTTGCGCTTCAGAACCGAACCAGTACCAAAAGCACCCAAAGCTAGTAAACTTAATGCCGAAGCTGGTTCGGGAACAGAAGCAGTTTCAACGCCCATCACAGCAATAGCATTAACATCGAAACCATCTCTGCCAGATCCGGCTGGTGATTTGTCAATCAGTTTGACATATTTATAAGTATTATTGTTGTTGATATTGAGAGTCGCACCGAGCGGATTCTTAAAAGCATTATCAGTAATATTCTTGATAGTGCCAATATCCAGCCAATTGCTACCGTTTAAGTCATTCCCAACAAAAACCTGCACCTGCTCATCATATTGTGATTGTTGGGTGTAATTTCCCCAAGTAGTCTCCCAGAGAGTAACTTGACCCGCAAAAAGCGTTCCGAAGCTAAATATAGCTTCCCCTTTAATACCCAAACTGAGGAAATCTTTATTGCTATTATTACTTTGGTCAATTTGGGGCGCACCTAAAGCATTATCAGTATCTGTTCTATAGGCATCCATCGGCGTGCCTTTGTTATTGTAAAACTCTACTTTCGTGGCGTAGG
The Aerosakkonema funiforme FACHB-1375 DNA segment above includes these coding regions:
- a CDS encoding PEP-CTERM sorting domain-containing protein, with translation MKIATKAAFALPISLIVTSIAALPSLAGTLTYATKVEFYNNKGTPMDAYRTDTDNALGAPQIDQSNNSNKDFLSLGIKGEAIFSFGTLFAGQVTLWETTWGNYTQQSQYDEQVQVFVGNDLNGSNWLDIGTIKNITDNAFKNPLGATLNINNNNTYKYVKLIDKSPAGSGRDGFDVNAIAVMGVETASVPEPASALSLLALGAFGTGSVLKRKQQKS